Proteins from a genomic interval of Nitrospinota bacterium:
- a CDS encoding class II aldolase/adducin family protein, with translation MKTEYQHRLDMIEVGRRVHARGWISSTDGNFSVKLDANRILTTPTGVHKGYLNVDDFIIVDMEGKKISGSRNPSTELAMHLTCYRQRPDIGAVVHAHPTICVAFSVSGIALAQCLLPEVVFTLGGIPTANYAPPSTDEVPRSIEGPIKDYDAVILERHGSVTVGKDIFAAYNTLERMEHVAEITFHSRMLGNAKPLSTAQVNELVKIGKNLGLPEWKITCNDCNACGKHSGGSAASGACASMTGGASVENAACPPSAAPVDARVAASAPSGSAASVEKVAAGILPNVSPEVLAAIIREVKAELATTR, from the coding sequence GTGAAAACTGAATATCAGCACCGGTTGGACATGATTGAGGTTGGCCGCAGGGTACACGCCCGCGGGTGGATATCGAGCACCGACGGCAACTTCTCGGTGAAGCTGGACGCGAACCGGATATTGACCACACCGACCGGCGTACACAAGGGATACCTCAATGTGGACGATTTCATCATCGTCGACATGGAGGGAAAGAAAATTTCCGGCTCGCGCAACCCGTCCACCGAGCTTGCGATGCACCTCACCTGCTACCGCCAGCGGCCCGATATCGGCGCGGTGGTACACGCGCATCCCACCATCTGCGTGGCGTTCAGCGTCTCCGGCATCGCGCTGGCCCAGTGCCTGCTGCCGGAAGTGGTCTTCACGCTGGGCGGCATACCGACGGCGAACTACGCCCCCCCCTCCACCGACGAGGTGCCCCGCTCCATCGAGGGGCCTATCAAGGACTATGACGCCGTCATCCTGGAGCGCCACGGCAGCGTTACCGTGGGAAAAGATATTTTCGCCGCCTACAACACGCTGGAGCGGATGGAACATGTGGCCGAAATAACCTTCCATTCAAGGATGCTGGGAAATGCCAAGCCGCTTTCCACCGCGCAGGTGAACGAGTTGGTGAAGATCGGAAAAAACCTCGGCCTGCCGGAATGGAAAATAACGTGCAACGATTGCAACGCGTGCGGCAAACACAGCGGCGGCTCAGCCGCAAGCGGCGCATGCGCCTCAATGACCGGCGGCGCCTCCGTTGAAAACGCGGCCTGCCCGCCATCCGCCGCGCCAGTGGATGCGCGTGTTGCCGCTTCCGCCCCCAGCGGCTCAGCCGCAAGCGTGGAAAAAGTGGCGGCCGGCATACTGCCCAATGTTTCGCCCGAGGTGTTGGCCGCCATCATCCGCGAGGTGAAAGCGGAGCTTGCGACCACGCGCTGA